From Novipirellula galeiformis, a single genomic window includes:
- a CDS encoding BMC domain-containing protein, whose translation MNDAIGLIETKGLLALIEATDAMAKAANVAIVKRVDIGGAYVTTVVSGDVGSVRAAVEAGANAAAQVGELVGSHIIPRPAEGLASAFLS comes from the coding sequence ATGAACGATGCAATCGGTTTGATTGAAACCAAAGGTTTATTGGCACTGATCGAAGCCACCGACGCAATGGCGAAGGCTGCAAACGTGGCAATCGTAAAACGCGTTGACATCGGCGGTGCTTATGTCACAACCGTCGTCAGCGGAGACGTAGGCAGCGTCCGTGCCGCGGTCGAAGCGGGTGCAAACGCAGCCGCCCAGGTCGGCGAATTGGTCGGCAGCCACATCATCCCTCGTCCTGCCGAAGGCTTGGCGTCGGCTTTTTTGTCTTAG
- a CDS encoding trans-sulfuration enzyme family protein produces MTKNMTIDSSATDLGRPSDSVPAKCDPSPADTSSKAPSSGQTPSSTQKASPRGLVNEQTLGASTQCVHSGEQRQKAEGSITAPIYAASTFTFESTDALLRFVNGEDDREEYGRYGNPNEKSVEAKLAALEGAESAILYSSGMSAIVGLLMAKLSSGDEIVFFDQCYHRSREFCAKHLSRFGVVTHQVPTGDFEALEAAITPRTKMLVSESPTNPHLTTIDLEKFVAVGKSNEVETLIDATLATPFNIKPIAYGVDYVLHSATKYLGGHNDLLAGVICGRNEQLESVRSLRGVLGGVNSPHNLYLLERGLKTFALRMQRHNENGLAIAQFLESHPRVERVYYPGLKSHPSYETAAAQMRGFGGLITFSVKDADWKATSRIVDAAKIPRIAASLGGVESLIEQPLVMSYYHCTPEDRARFGIADNMIRMSCGIEDTDDLIADLKQALQA; encoded by the coding sequence ATGACAAAGAATATGACGATTGATTCTAGCGCGACCGATCTCGGTCGCCCAAGTGACTCCGTGCCTGCTAAGTGCGACCCTTCGCCAGCAGACACCTCATCAAAAGCCCCAAGTTCGGGTCAAACCCCGAGTTCGACTCAAAAGGCGTCTCCTCGCGGACTCGTCAACGAGCAAACCCTGGGCGCCTCGACTCAGTGCGTGCACAGCGGCGAACAGCGGCAAAAGGCCGAAGGTTCGATCACCGCTCCGATTTACGCGGCGTCGACCTTTACCTTCGAGTCGACCGACGCCTTGTTGCGTTTCGTCAACGGCGAAGACGACCGCGAAGAATACGGACGCTACGGCAACCCGAACGAGAAAAGCGTGGAAGCCAAGCTGGCGGCGCTCGAGGGCGCCGAATCCGCGATCCTGTACAGCTCGGGCATGTCCGCGATCGTCGGCCTGTTAATGGCGAAACTTAGCAGCGGCGACGAGATCGTTTTCTTCGACCAATGCTACCACCGTAGTCGCGAGTTTTGTGCAAAACATCTGTCGCGTTTCGGCGTGGTCACGCACCAAGTACCGACCGGCGATTTCGAGGCACTCGAAGCTGCGATCACCCCACGCACGAAGATGTTGGTCAGCGAATCGCCGACCAATCCTCATTTGACCACGATTGACTTGGAAAAGTTTGTAGCGGTTGGAAAGTCCAACGAAGTCGAGACGTTGATCGACGCGACGTTGGCGACCCCGTTCAACATCAAACCCATCGCGTACGGCGTCGATTATGTCTTGCACTCGGCGACCAAATACCTCGGCGGTCACAACGACTTGCTCGCTGGCGTGATCTGCGGGCGAAACGAGCAATTGGAATCGGTGCGTTCGCTGCGTGGCGTGCTCGGTGGAGTGAACTCACCTCACAACTTGTACCTGCTTGAACGCGGGTTGAAGACGTTTGCACTGCGGATGCAGCGGCACAACGAAAACGGCCTGGCGATCGCCCAGTTCCTGGAATCGCATCCGCGAGTGGAACGGGTTTACTACCCTGGTCTAAAGTCGCATCCGTCGTACGAAACCGCTGCAGCGCAAATGCGAGGCTTTGGTGGCTTGATCACCTTCTCGGTCAAAGATGCGGATTGGAAAGCGACGTCACGGATCGTCGACGCCGCGAAGATCCCACGAATTGCCGCCAGTTTGGGCGGTGTGGAGTCGTTGATCGAACAACCCTTGGTGATGAGCTACTATCACTGTACGCCCGAAGATCGAGCTCGCTTTGGGATTGCCGACAACATGATCCGGATGTCGTGCGGCATTGAAGATACCGACGATTTGATCGCTGACCTGAAGCAAGCGCTCCAAGCCTAA
- a CDS encoding BMC domain-containing protein: MAKVSEALGMIETKGFIALLEASDAMMKAANVQFLGWDKVGSGLVSAFVTGDVAAVKAATDAGAAAAGRIGEVVSVQVIPRPHDDLGKILKVSGPAKK, from the coding sequence ATGGCAAAAGTTAGCGAAGCGCTCGGCATGATCGAGACGAAGGGCTTCATCGCTCTTCTCGAAGCATCCGACGCAATGATGAAGGCCGCCAACGTTCAGTTCCTCGGCTGGGACAAAGTCGGCAGCGGTTTGGTCAGCGCGTTCGTGACCGGTGATGTTGCTGCTGTGAAAGCGGCGACCGACGCCGGAGCAGCGGCTGCGGGCCGAATTGGCGAAGTCGTCAGCGTTCAAGTCATCCCGCGTCCGCATGATGACCTCGGCAAGATCCTGAAGGTTTCCGGTCCGGCTAAGAAGTAG
- a CDS encoding WD40 repeat domain-containing serine/threonine protein kinase, with protein MLNQRNLRSPAFPSARPAAEGSPSPDNRSGTSAGESDRSQGSDVLGLEQEPSVSKSPIFEPREQTQVDHFVLTKELGGGAYGRVWLARDLQLQRNVAIKFPRFDLTTNQSSARRFQREAEIAAGLSHPNLIPILEAVLTPEKAYIVSEYCPGPTLTQWMNEQDRLLRVDTAVSIVAQIANGLRAAHERNLMHRDIKPSNVIISDDAMGRPFANLTDFGMARSMNDERDVNETLMGTLIGSAPYMSPEQACGRVEMHGFHSDVFSLGVVLYELLTGVSPFTAATQMQVIQRVMDYDPPPIRKIRPTVSRDLSAVVQRCLEKSPARRYQDAGKLYEDLICVAQRRPTSARPIGVIGRATRWAARNPLVAMFAWIAVFGVLFGIASLSMFALKQRQHAAKSLAHANELRLALDHAEDSRERLYASRYDSDLTMAYLMFNRGQYGEARRLLNRQLPSEGERDLRSIEWDLLDSEVSAKYALWGKHQKRAGRLVGLPDQQTVVSSGDDGKLIFWDIETGTERHRLDGFQGQSTAIAALPNGKLAIPGPEWPLGFRGVIVIDPATGQTEQALQVHPTTISSIRVAGDKLASGCRYHGIKVWSFSKQKAIAIPGRLRNSSIGLSSDGSTLVSGEKEVNSLRFFDTETGILNHEFVLPAPAVLVQCGQQHDWAAYTVQGKQGFGITPMQKSESNGESCWVSANSIPLALAFSQHDTAIAIADSHSGIQWFNRHSADGDGDSIGVWESTAYVSGAGGRVTDVEFLSADDVLTTALDGAVERFSPNRVGHERFVRPATRSECVGSAITSDFRSILVVTDDNVVQVGDLPDQAEAGDPLDSQGNIAVAYRDVWKAKTPIRAIALSPDDKTIVLSDSFGRLIWLRDWRSGEPTVHVTPLPKRGRRDFFAQLRFSPSGRYLAVGGDSDVMLVFDTSNSLDQPAFLRDHDKETHCFAFSSSERELVYCGDGELELLDLESGRSRIWQTTSEQASCVEFAPDAKRIVVGWQDGSLSVFDLETTQLESVMQGGASTGDYAMRPSAIRFLSNDRLLMMTHGGTLLFCDLDKRLQLGTFTVWKSVNYQSHCDAIRLSDDATQLIVSCNASGDSRVCRWQISNHRHHKESGNYAKHKTSSVAPPTQWSMEAR; from the coding sequence ATGCTCAACCAACGCAACCTGCGTTCCCCTGCATTTCCTTCGGCGCGTCCCGCCGCGGAGGGTTCTCCGTCTCCCGACAATCGGTCTGGAACGAGTGCTGGTGAATCTGACCGGTCGCAGGGTTCGGATGTACTTGGCCTAGAGCAAGAACCCTCCGTTTCAAAATCGCCGATCTTCGAGCCCAGGGAACAAACGCAGGTCGATCATTTTGTGTTGACCAAGGAACTCGGTGGGGGGGCGTACGGACGTGTTTGGTTGGCCCGTGACTTGCAACTGCAGCGGAATGTCGCGATCAAGTTTCCACGCTTCGACTTAACGACGAACCAGAGTAGCGCAAGGCGATTTCAGCGTGAAGCAGAGATTGCGGCCGGCTTGAGTCACCCGAATTTGATTCCGATTCTTGAAGCGGTGTTAACGCCCGAGAAAGCCTACATCGTCTCGGAGTATTGTCCGGGGCCCACGCTGACGCAGTGGATGAACGAGCAGGACCGCCTGCTTCGCGTCGACACCGCCGTTTCCATCGTCGCTCAGATTGCCAATGGCTTACGTGCGGCTCATGAACGCAATTTGATGCATCGTGATATCAAGCCATCCAATGTGATCATTAGTGATGACGCAATGGGGCGACCGTTCGCCAATCTAACGGACTTTGGCATGGCGCGTTCAATGAACGATGAACGCGATGTAAACGAAACGTTGATGGGGACCCTGATTGGTAGCGCACCGTACATGTCGCCCGAGCAGGCGTGTGGTCGTGTTGAAATGCACGGCTTTCATTCGGACGTCTTTTCATTGGGCGTGGTGCTGTACGAATTGTTAACGGGAGTTTCACCGTTTACCGCAGCGACTCAAATGCAGGTGATCCAACGTGTGATGGATTACGATCCGCCGCCGATTCGCAAGATCCGTCCCACGGTTTCGCGTGACTTGAGTGCCGTGGTCCAGCGATGTTTGGAAAAGTCGCCTGCGCGCCGTTATCAAGATGCTGGCAAGTTATATGAAGATTTGATCTGTGTCGCTCAGCGGCGGCCCACGTCGGCTCGCCCCATCGGAGTGATCGGTCGGGCAACGCGATGGGCTGCGCGAAACCCGTTGGTCGCGATGTTTGCCTGGATCGCTGTATTTGGAGTTTTGTTCGGCATCGCAAGTCTATCAATGTTTGCCTTGAAACAGCGTCAGCACGCCGCCAAAAGTCTGGCTCATGCGAACGAGTTGCGATTGGCGCTCGATCACGCTGAAGACTCGCGCGAACGTTTGTATGCCAGCCGATATGACAGCGATTTGACGATGGCGTACCTGATGTTCAATCGCGGTCAATATGGGGAGGCACGTCGCTTACTTAACCGACAACTGCCGAGCGAAGGCGAACGTGATTTGCGAAGCATTGAGTGGGATCTGCTCGATAGCGAAGTCTCGGCAAAGTATGCGCTGTGGGGAAAGCATCAAAAGCGGGCTGGCAGGTTGGTGGGGTTGCCCGACCAGCAGACAGTGGTTTCCTCCGGAGACGACGGGAAGCTCATTTTCTGGGATATCGAGACGGGAACCGAACGTCATCGCTTGGATGGGTTTCAGGGTCAATCCACCGCCATCGCAGCCTTGCCGAACGGCAAACTTGCAATACCGGGCCCCGAATGGCCGCTTGGTTTTCGCGGCGTCATCGTGATCGATCCCGCGACCGGCCAGACGGAGCAGGCGTTACAGGTTCACCCCACCACAATCAGCTCGATTCGAGTGGCTGGCGATAAATTGGCTTCGGGATGTCGCTACCATGGCATCAAGGTATGGTCGTTTTCGAAACAGAAAGCGATCGCGATTCCGGGGCGTCTGAGAAACTCGAGCATTGGTCTGAGTTCGGACGGAAGCACACTGGTGAGCGGCGAAAAAGAAGTCAACTCGCTAAGATTTTTCGATACGGAAACCGGCATTTTAAACCATGAATTTGTGTTGCCGGCCCCGGCGGTTTTGGTTCAGTGCGGACAACAACACGATTGGGCAGCCTACACGGTCCAAGGAAAGCAGGGCTTCGGTATCACGCCGATGCAAAAGTCGGAGTCCAACGGGGAGAGTTGTTGGGTTTCGGCAAATTCAATTCCGTTGGCGCTGGCGTTTTCGCAACACGATACTGCGATCGCGATTGCCGACTCCCATTCGGGAATCCAGTGGTTTAATCGCCACAGCGCGGACGGGGATGGGGATTCGATCGGGGTATGGGAATCCACGGCATACGTTTCGGGGGCGGGGGGGCGTGTCACCGACGTAGAGTTTCTCTCAGCGGATGACGTGTTGACGACGGCATTGGACGGTGCCGTCGAAAGGTTCTCGCCAAATCGCGTCGGCCATGAACGCTTCGTTCGTCCCGCCACGCGGAGCGAGTGCGTCGGTTCCGCAATCACGTCAGACTTTCGTTCGATCTTAGTGGTGACGGACGACAACGTTGTTCAAGTTGGCGATTTGCCCGATCAAGCCGAAGCGGGGGATCCCCTTGATTCCCAAGGGAACATCGCGGTGGCCTATCGAGATGTTTGGAAAGCGAAGACTCCGATTCGTGCGATTGCCCTTTCGCCAGACGACAAGACCATCGTTTTGTCTGATAGTTTCGGACGATTGATATGGCTTCGCGATTGGCGTTCGGGTGAGCCCACGGTGCATGTCACGCCGCTTCCCAAACGAGGGAGGAGGGATTTTTTTGCCCAACTGCGTTTTTCACCTTCGGGACGCTATCTGGCCGTGGGCGGGGACTCGGATGTCATGTTGGTGTTTGATACTTCCAACTCGCTCGATCAACCCGCGTTCCTTCGCGATCACGATAAAGAGACACATTGCTTTGCCTTTTCATCGAGCGAGCGAGAACTGGTGTATTGCGGGGATGGTGAATTGGAACTGCTTGATCTCGAAAGCGGGCGATCACGGATCTGGCAAACCACTTCGGAGCAAGCCAGTTGTGTTGAGTTTGCACCGGATGCAAAACGAATCGTGGTGGGTTGGCAAGACGGATCCTTGTCGGTCTTTGACCTCGAAACGACGCAACTCGAATCAGTGATGCAAGGGGGTGCGAGTACAGGAGATTACGCAATGCGTCCATCGGCGATTCGGTTTCTTTCAAACGATCGACTCTTAATGATGACGCACGGAGGTACACTCCTCTTTTGTGATTTAGACAAACGCCTGCAATTAGGAACATTTACAGTTTGGAAGAGTGTAAATTATCAGAGTCATTGTGATGCCATTCGGCTCAGCGATGACGCGACGCAATTGATTGTTTCTTGTAACGCCTCCGGCGATTCGCGAGTCTGTCGTTGGCAAATTTCTAATCATCGCCATCATAAGGAAAGCGGAAACTATGCAAAGCATAAAACGTCATCTGTCGCTCCACCAACGCAGTGGTCAATGGAAGCGAGGTAG
- a CDS encoding SDR family NAD(P)-dependent oxidoreductase gives MSTLKGKRAVVSGASRGIGRGIALQLAKAGADVVINYRSHPEEADEVVSECQSLGVRAFKVAADLASQQETEALVDQANEMLGGLDIVVSNAAYSDRHTMLASDMDEFRKTVDISMWGAFYLIRRGAQKLVDAGNGGNLIVISSPHAHLAMPGAMAYNMSKAANDQMARTAACELAQYNIRCNIIHPGWTNTPGERKFFSEETLAEQASKLPMGRLGEPEEIGRGVVFLCDPASQYITGSTITIDGGIQLPFGEMYRVDEAAKAV, from the coding sequence ATGAGCACATTGAAGGGTAAGCGGGCCGTGGTAAGCGGCGCTTCACGAGGGATTGGGCGAGGGATTGCTCTGCAACTAGCCAAGGCCGGCGCCGATGTGGTGATTAATTACCGCAGCCATCCCGAGGAAGCTGACGAAGTCGTCTCGGAATGCCAATCGCTCGGTGTCCGCGCATTCAAGGTTGCCGCGGATTTAGCGTCCCAGCAAGAGACCGAAGCTTTGGTCGATCAAGCCAACGAGATGCTCGGCGGTTTGGATATCGTGGTCAGTAACGCAGCCTATAGCGATCGGCATACGATGTTGGCGTCCGACATGGACGAGTTTCGTAAAACGGTCGACATCAGCATGTGGGGGGCGTTTTATCTGATCCGCCGCGGGGCGCAGAAGTTGGTGGACGCAGGCAACGGGGGCAATTTAATCGTCATTAGCAGCCCGCACGCTCATTTGGCGATGCCCGGTGCGATGGCCTACAACATGTCCAAGGCGGCCAACGACCAAATGGCGCGAACGGCCGCTTGCGAATTGGCTCAGTACAACATTCGTTGCAATATTATTCATCCGGGCTGGACCAATACGCCGGGCGAACGCAAGTTCTTTAGCGAGGAAACTCTCGCAGAACAGGCTAGCAAGTTGCCCATGGGGCGGCTTGGCGAACCGGAGGAGATCGGGCGTGGCGTCGTCTTTTTATGTGATCCGGCGAGCCAGTACATTACCGGCAGTACGATCACGATTGACGGCGGTATTCAGTTGCCGTTCGGTGAAATGTACCGTGTCGATGAGGCCGCCAAAGCGGTTTAA
- a CDS encoding sialidase family protein, translated as MLLITMRAPLRTTSVAILLFGFTLTSVCGSEAGPSHEVAETVSIPTIDISGETERHSFVAQGTSEIYQGHPCTVLLPDGKTMFCAWSINHAGHLGPLARSDDGGKTWGGLLDVPDNWRQVTQTTPTIHYLVDPDGKGRIFVFGGLDFPGRLRQAYSEDGGVTWTAMKDTGLTAECAPKTIMSFDNGKRLVMWCDRRGPFALNRPDAEPYIWEAESRDGGLTWSPERPVVRTQSRWGQPAVIRSPDAKQLLMVLRNEDFHSLFSVSNDNGKSWSEVRPLPAALTGHRPKMLYAPDGRLVIVMRDTTTTSKTHGHFIAWVGKYEDVISNRQGQYRIKLLHSNAGRDCGYSGFELLPDGTFVATTYIKYRPGPEKHSVVTTRFKLDEIDQKEPMK; from the coding sequence ATGCTCCTCATCACGATGCGTGCCCCCCTTCGCACGACCTCCGTTGCGATCCTGCTTTTCGGGTTCACCTTAACGTCGGTTTGCGGCAGCGAAGCAGGACCGAGTCACGAGGTAGCAGAAACCGTTTCGATTCCGACAATCGACATCTCAGGCGAGACAGAGCGTCACTCGTTCGTAGCCCAAGGCACCTCTGAGATTTATCAAGGGCACCCCTGCACGGTCTTGCTTCCCGACGGCAAGACGATGTTCTGCGCGTGGTCGATTAATCACGCCGGTCACCTCGGCCCACTTGCCCGTAGCGATGATGGCGGCAAAACGTGGGGCGGCTTACTTGATGTGCCTGATAATTGGCGGCAAGTTACCCAGACAACGCCAACGATCCACTATTTGGTCGATCCCGATGGCAAGGGACGCATCTTTGTTTTCGGTGGCCTCGACTTTCCTGGACGACTTCGTCAGGCGTACTCGGAAGATGGCGGGGTAACGTGGACAGCGATGAAGGACACCGGCTTAACGGCTGAGTGTGCGCCGAAGACGATCATGTCGTTTGACAACGGCAAGCGTTTGGTGATGTGGTGCGATCGCCGAGGCCCTTTTGCCCTCAATCGCCCCGATGCTGAACCTTACATCTGGGAAGCCGAGTCGCGTGATGGTGGCCTTACTTGGTCACCCGAACGTCCGGTGGTCCGTACTCAGTCGCGTTGGGGCCAGCCAGCGGTGATAAGATCGCCCGATGCAAAGCAACTCTTGATGGTGCTTCGCAACGAGGATTTCCACTCGCTTTTTTCAGTCAGCAATGACAACGGGAAGAGTTGGAGCGAGGTTCGACCGCTTCCCGCAGCATTGACCGGTCATCGTCCAAAGATGCTTTACGCTCCGGATGGACGCCTCGTGATCGTGATGCGTGACACAACAACGACCTCAAAGACCCACGGACACTTTATTGCCTGGGTCGGGAAATATGAGGATGTCATCTCGAACCGCCAGGGACAGTATCGGATCAAACTGTTGCATAGCAACGCGGGTAGAGATTGTGGCTATTCCGGCTTCGAGTTGCTTCCGGATGGGACATTTGTCGCCACCACTTACATCAAATATCGTCCTGGCCCCGAAAAGCATTCGGTCGTGACGACCCGATTCAAGCTCGATGAGATCGACCAGAAAGAACCGATGAAATAG
- a CDS encoding trans-sulfuration enzyme family protein codes for MNHSDELKNADFRTRAIHVGNQIDPATGAVVPPIHLASTFRQPGAGQWGEFDYSRSGNPTRRNLETTVASLEGGCGALAFSSGMAAIHCVTMLLRSGDHVVAGCDLYGGAYRLLHKICDRSGIEVTLVDITDPAAVESAITDKTRLIWAETIGNPRLSIPNLGKLSEVAKANNCLIGVDNTFGTPALIRPLESGIDIVMHSATKYLGGHSDCLGGTLAVSDQALYDQLYYIQNATGAVLDPLSCFLISRGLKTLDLRVREQSATALRLSQWLQTHPRVKSVLYPGLASHPQHALAAEILSGGFGAMVTFELDADKEQTAKVCEATQLFHLAVSLGAVESLIEQPATMSHASYDAADREKFGITDGLIRLSVGLESFDDLKQDLSQAIG; via the coding sequence ATGAACCACTCCGACGAGTTAAAGAACGCCGATTTCCGCACCCGTGCGATCCATGTCGGCAACCAGATCGATCCTGCAACCGGCGCCGTCGTTCCTCCGATTCATCTGGCCAGCACGTTTCGCCAACCGGGCGCAGGCCAGTGGGGTGAATTTGACTATTCCCGCAGCGGAAACCCGACCCGCCGCAACTTAGAAACCACCGTGGCGTCACTCGAAGGTGGTTGCGGTGCACTCGCGTTCTCCTCCGGCATGGCGGCAATCCACTGTGTCACGATGCTGCTCCGCAGCGGTGATCATGTCGTCGCGGGTTGCGATTTGTACGGGGGTGCGTACCGCTTGTTGCACAAAATCTGCGATCGCTCGGGGATTGAAGTGACCCTCGTCGATATCACCGACCCGGCTGCGGTCGAGTCGGCCATCACCGACAAGACACGACTTATCTGGGCCGAAACGATTGGCAATCCACGGTTATCGATCCCAAATCTAGGCAAGCTTTCCGAGGTCGCTAAGGCAAACAACTGTTTGATTGGGGTCGACAACACCTTCGGAACGCCCGCGCTGATTCGGCCACTCGAAAGTGGTATCGATATCGTCATGCACTCGGCGACCAAGTACCTCGGTGGACACAGCGATTGCCTGGGTGGCACGTTGGCGGTAAGCGACCAAGCGCTTTATGACCAACTGTATTACATCCAAAACGCAACCGGAGCCGTGCTCGATCCGCTCAGTTGTTTTTTGATCTCACGCGGCTTGAAGACCCTCGATTTGCGCGTCCGCGAACAATCGGCGACCGCATTGCGATTGTCGCAGTGGTTGCAGACGCATCCCCGCGTCAAATCGGTTCTCTACCCTGGATTGGCATCCCACCCGCAGCATGCGTTGGCAGCAGAAATTCTCAGCGGCGGATTCGGCGCGATGGTGACCTTCGAACTCGATGCAGACAAAGAGCAAACGGCCAAGGTTTGCGAAGCGACCCAGCTATTCCACCTCGCCGTCAGTCTGGGAGCGGTGGAATCGTTGATCGAACAACCCGCCACGATGTCACACGCCAGCTACGACGCAGCGGATCGCGAGAAATTCGGCATCACCGATGGGTTGATTCGATTGTCCGTTGGACTCGAATCCTTCGACGATCTCAAGCAGGATTTGTCGCAGGCGATAGGCTAA
- the rimI gene encoding ribosomal protein S18-alanine N-acetyltransferase yields the protein MIRRDMPAVLGIENKSFEFAWTEDDFIRCLRQRNCIGMVAELDEQVVGFMIYELHKNRLHVLNFAVHPEGRRKGVGHAMLGKLLGKLSHERRNRIMLEVRETNLEAQLFFKSVGFKAISVLRDFYEDTVEDAYLMQFRYQASVEELSQPHNRISRMAG from the coding sequence ATGATTCGTCGCGATATGCCGGCGGTCCTCGGCATTGAAAACAAAAGCTTTGAGTTCGCCTGGACCGAAGACGACTTCATCCGCTGCCTTCGCCAACGCAATTGCATTGGCATGGTCGCCGAACTGGACGAGCAAGTCGTGGGGTTCATGATCTACGAACTCCATAAAAATCGACTGCACGTTCTGAACTTCGCCGTTCATCCCGAGGGTCGTCGCAAAGGGGTTGGACACGCCATGCTCGGCAAATTGCTCGGCAAACTTTCGCACGAACGCCGTAACCGAATCATGTTGGAAGTGCGTGAAACCAACCTCGAAGCACAATTGTTTTTCAAATCGGTTGGCTTCAAAGCGATCTCGGTACTTCGCGACTTCTACGAAGACACCGTCGAAGACGCCTACTTGATGCAGTTTCGCTATCAAGCCTCCGTCGAAGAACTCTCTCAGCCACACAACCGCATTTCGCGAATGGCTGGCTAA
- a CDS encoding DeoR/GlpR family DNA-binding transcription regulator, which produces MTTKSRRGRLRELIQTRGFAALGELAEMLEVSESTIRRDLEALEMAGDARRTHGGVFWTGKPETMRVFGNRRDTMWPAKSAIGLRAAELIDDHDTILLDGGSTTYELARHLVKRPLQVVTNSLPVAHLLSSSESIDLIMIGGCVRGRTAVAIGPMADSMLHTLNVGKAFLSVAGINERGYFNSDMMLVESEKAMIAAADQTIIVTDSSKFGKVSLSRLCGLNEVNAVVTDTGIDSQWKERLETAGVGLILADPLSGIQRSDGSLGSDGSLGED; this is translated from the coding sequence GTGACCACCAAATCGCGACGAGGCCGTCTCCGCGAGTTGATTCAGACCCGCGGCTTCGCGGCACTGGGTGAACTCGCCGAAATGCTCGAGGTGAGCGAATCGACGATCCGGCGAGATTTGGAAGCGCTTGAAATGGCGGGCGATGCACGGCGAACGCACGGAGGTGTGTTTTGGACGGGCAAACCCGAGACGATGCGAGTGTTTGGCAACCGGCGGGACACGATGTGGCCAGCCAAAAGCGCAATCGGCTTGAGGGCCGCCGAGTTGATTGACGACCACGACACGATTTTGCTTGACGGAGGCAGTACGACTTACGAGTTGGCGCGGCATTTAGTGAAACGACCGCTCCAAGTGGTAACAAATAGTTTGCCGGTGGCTCATTTGCTTTCCTCGAGTGAGTCGATTGATTTGATCATGATTGGGGGCTGCGTTCGAGGGCGAACGGCCGTAGCGATTGGCCCGATGGCCGACTCGATGCTGCACACGCTGAACGTGGGAAAGGCGTTTTTGTCGGTCGCTGGCATTAACGAACGCGGATATTTCAATAGCGACATGATGCTAGTGGAAAGCGAAAAGGCGATGATTGCCGCCGCAGACCAAACCATTATCGTGACTGACAGCAGCAAGTTCGGAAAAGTGAGTCTGAGCCGATTATGCGGCTTAAACGAGGTAAACGCGGTGGTCACGGACACAGGAATTGACTCGCAATGGAAAGAACGCTTGGAAACGGCCGGAGTCGGACTAATCTTGGCAGATCCATTGAGTGGGATTCAGCGAAGCGATGGCTCCCTGGGCAGCGATGGCTCCCTGGGCGAGGACTAA
- the pduL gene encoding phosphate propanoyltransferase: protein MTQTIDRNRIEQLVRSAVMASTANGSLDLAALNAAAVNGNSAAKPVSRSSSGVMPKHPPGWVNGKPNLRVSISARHVHLTDEHVEILFGAGSVLEPDKDLYQDGFYAAKQTVMVVGPRRRMLPSVRVLGPTRPFSQVELALTDSISLGINAPVRHSGQIEGTPGCVLVGPAGTVQLDQGVIRAARHVHMNFADAEHFGVKNGDIMQLKIKSDGCSVVFEDVLVRADEAAKLEVHIDTDEGNACNLEAASEVLLRKDDCACKSH, encoded by the coding sequence ATGACGCAAACCATCGATCGCAACCGTATCGAACAACTTGTCCGCAGCGCCGTGATGGCCTCGACGGCCAATGGCTCTCTCGACCTTGCCGCCCTCAATGCCGCCGCGGTCAATGGCAACTCGGCTGCGAAGCCCGTGTCGCGTTCGTCGTCAGGCGTGATGCCGAAGCATCCTCCAGGATGGGTTAATGGCAAACCGAATTTGCGAGTCAGCATCTCGGCGCGGCACGTTCATTTGACCGACGAGCATGTTGAGATTCTGTTTGGTGCGGGAAGCGTCCTCGAGCCTGACAAGGATCTCTATCAAGACGGCTTCTACGCGGCCAAGCAAACGGTGATGGTCGTGGGCCCTCGCCGGCGGATGCTTCCGAGCGTGCGTGTGCTTGGTCCAACGCGTCCCTTTAGCCAAGTCGAATTGGCGCTGACGGACTCCATCTCGTTGGGCATCAACGCTCCGGTTCGCCACAGTGGCCAGATCGAAGGCACGCCGGGGTGCGTGCTGGTCGGACCGGCTGGAACGGTCCAACTCGACCAAGGAGTGATCCGCGCGGCGCGTCACGTCCACATGAATTTTGCCGACGCGGAGCACTTCGGTGTGAAGAACGGCGACATCATGCAATTAAAAATCAAGAGCGATGGCTGCAGTGTTGTGTTTGAAGATGTTTTGGTGCGAGCCGATGAAGCTGCGAAGCTTGAAGTTCACATCGACACCGACGAAGGCAACGCGTGCAATCTCGAAGCGGCAAGCGAAGTGTTGCTTCGCAAAGATGATTGTGCGTGCAAGTCGCATTAG